One genomic segment of Panicum virgatum strain AP13 chromosome 2N, P.virgatum_v5, whole genome shotgun sequence includes these proteins:
- the LOC120659635 gene encoding uncharacterized protein LOC120659635 isoform X2, translated as MTDQQRAEQNRKRREAYKKEKSHAVNKENDPVGGVMAQHSMGSDFLKGKSEKKLRPLNSVDTNIEVNKMKHNNENDPVGGVVAEHSNIQWVKSVDSKVEVNKKGCEGYRKKDDETDRIAISAEQCESASIIIQLYSFC; from the exons ATGACAGACCAGCAAAGGGCAGAGCAGAACAGGAAGCGGCGTGAGGCATATAAGAAGGAGAAGAGTCATGCAGTAAACAAGGAAAATGATCCAG TGGGTGGAGTCATGGCTCAGCATTCAATGG GTTCGGATTTCCTTAAaggaaaaagtgaaaaaaaattgagaccCTTGAACTCTGTTGATACAAATATTGAAGTAAATAAAATGAAGCATAACAATGAAAATGATCCAG TGGGTGGAGTCGTGGCTGAACATTCAAATATACAGTGGGTGAAGTCGGTAGATTCAAAAGTTGAAGTAAACAAAAAGGGATGTGAAGGTTATCGGAAAAAGGATGATGAAACAGATAGGATTGCAATTTCTGCAGAACAGTGTGAAAGTGCATCCATAATTATACAACTGTATTCATTTTGTTAG
- the LOC120659635 gene encoding uncharacterized protein LOC120659635 isoform X1, translating to MTDQQRAEQNRKRREAYKKEKSHAVNKENDPVGGVMAQHSMGKGSYVISSSFYAIIAWQKTQMSVTAGSDFLKGKSEKKLRPLNSVDTNIEVNKMKHNNENDPVGGVVAEHSNIQWVKSVDSKVEVNKKGCEGYRKKDDETDRIAISAEQCESASIIIQLYSFC from the exons ATGACAGACCAGCAAAGGGCAGAGCAGAACAGGAAGCGGCGTGAGGCATATAAGAAGGAGAAGAGTCATGCAGTAAACAAGGAAAATGATCCAG TGGGTGGAGTCATGGCTCAGCATTCAATGGGTAAGGGATCCTATGTTATTTCCTCGAGTTTTTATGCAATTATAGCATGGCAAAAAACCCAAATGTCCGTGACTGCAGGTTCGGATTTCCTTAAaggaaaaagtgaaaaaaaattgagaccCTTGAACTCTGTTGATACAAATATTGAAGTAAATAAAATGAAGCATAACAATGAAAATGATCCAG TGGGTGGAGTCGTGGCTGAACATTCAAATATACAGTGGGTGAAGTCGGTAGATTCAAAAGTTGAAGTAAACAAAAAGGGATGTGAAGGTTATCGGAAAAAGGATGATGAAACAGATAGGATTGCAATTTCTGCAGAACAGTGTGAAAGTGCATCCATAATTATACAACTGTATTCATTTTGTTAG
- the LOC120662340 gene encoding uncharacterized protein LOC120662340 has product MENPQFTPQNICPHEGQPIVNTSYFLTWSGQPQYHCSLKPLSYASIGASCPTPAHHTTPPSQPSVANADSHSQGTQYSRKGQAPDTNPNTHASFVEDDGDEDAVFEEDEEEEEGYLFTGHEEEDEADVEINLVDEDNDAPDVLDPYDIVYANVPSETHKLEAVENCEHCNAKKFEYETPGFCCRSGQIHLSTPDTPPELVRLWSASDDDARHFRSNIRFFNRHFSFTSLYCHLDHMTTYMRNGGVFTFRAHGKIYDNVRSFGKEEGTEPRHLELYFHDDDPSLELHYRRCREECLRKDKEVIDRLVAIMRGNPILRAS; this is encoded by the exons ATGGAGAACCCGCAATTTACACCTCAAAACATCTGTCCCCATGAAGGTCAACCCATC GTGAATACGTCTTATTTCTTAACATGGTCTGGTCAACCCCAATATCATTGTTCACTAAAACCTTTGTCTTATGCTTCTATAGGAGCATCGTGCCCAACACCAGCACACCACACAACTCCTCCGTCTCAACCATCCGTTGCTAATGCAG ATTCTCATTCCCAAGGGACACAATATTCGAGAAAGGGGCAAGCACCTGACACCAACCCTAATACGCATGCATCATTCGTTGAGGATG ATGGTGACGAGGATGCTGTATTtgaggaggatgaggaagaagaggagggttATCTTTTCACCGGACACG aagaagaagacgaagcCGATGTGGAAATCAACCTTGTTGATGAAGATAACGATGCGCCAGATGTGTTGGATCCTTATGACATTGTGTATGCCAATGTCCCATCCGAAACACATAAGTTAGAGGCAGTGGAGAATTGTGAGCACTGCAATGCTAAGAAGTTTGAGTATGAAACTCCAGGATTTTGTTGTCGCAGTGGGCAAATACATTTATCCACACCCGACACACCGCCTGAACTTGTGAGGCTGTGGTCAGcttcagatgatgatgcaaggcACTTCCGTTCTAACATCAGATTCTTCAACAGACATTTCTCATTTACCTCGCTATATTGTCACCTTGACCACATGACCACATACATGCGAAATGGAGGTGTGTTTACGTTCCGTGCCCATGGTAAAATTTACGACAATGTACGTTCATTTGGTAAAGAGGAGGGTACTGAACCAAGGCATCTTGAGTTGTATTTCCATGATGACGATCCTTCACTAGAGCTTCATTATCGAAGATGTCGAGAGGAATGCCTAAGGAAAGACAAGGAAGTCATCGACAGGTTGGTTGCGATCATGCGGGGCAACCCCATACTCAGAGCATCTTAG